A genomic region of Enterococcus sp. 12C11_DIV0727 contains the following coding sequences:
- a CDS encoding sulfate/molybdate ABC transporter ATP-binding protein → MKLFVDIQKKLRDHQLSATFEIEATTLGVLGASGCGKSMLLKCIAGIETPDSGKIQLGDRVLFDQEKRIDLPPQQRKVGLLFQQYALFPHFTVFKNLSSVTKDQNLITVLLCMFHLENVKNSYPRQLSGGQKQRVALARMLASQPELLLLDEPFSALDASLKEELQLELQNHLVDFKGNVLIVSHSLDELYRLCPKLLIMTEAGLIKGQTTELFKQPQTEAAARLTGCKNIFPIKRIDAHTVQVKGWKTPMIVTAEVPVTCRYIGIRAHDLLVNGAEDNQLDVDYVSSQQTPFEQNAWFVCNDLDLWWKGSKQIEMSKVKRFSVSPDAIMVLN, encoded by the coding sequence ATGAAACTTTTTGTTGATATTCAAAAAAAATTGCGTGATCATCAGTTGAGTGCCACTTTTGAAATCGAAGCAACCACATTAGGAGTCTTAGGTGCTTCTGGTTGTGGCAAAAGTATGCTTCTAAAATGCATTGCTGGAATCGAAACGCCAGATTCAGGCAAGATTCAATTAGGTGATCGAGTGCTTTTTGATCAGGAAAAAAGGATCGATCTACCACCGCAACAGCGTAAAGTAGGACTGTTGTTTCAGCAGTATGCGCTCTTTCCACATTTTACAGTGTTTAAAAATTTAAGCAGTGTGACCAAAGATCAAAACTTGATCACGGTGTTGTTATGTATGTTTCATTTAGAAAATGTTAAAAATAGCTACCCTAGACAGCTTTCAGGTGGACAAAAACAACGTGTAGCTTTAGCTCGGATGTTAGCCTCACAGCCTGAATTATTGTTATTGGATGAGCCTTTTTCAGCGTTGGATGCCTCATTAAAAGAGGAGCTCCAACTAGAATTACAAAACCATTTAGTCGACTTTAAAGGAAATGTCCTGATCGTCAGTCATAGTCTAGATGAACTTTATCGACTATGTCCTAAGCTCCTGATTATGACAGAAGCAGGTTTAATCAAGGGGCAAACGACTGAGTTGTTTAAGCAACCACAAACTGAAGCTGCCGCTCGCTTGACTGGTTGTAAAAATATTTTTCCTATTAAACGGATCGATGCTCATACAGTTCAAGTTAAAGGGTGGAAAACGCCAATGATTGTCACAGCAGAGGTGCCTGTTACTTGTCGCTATATCGGGATTCGAGCTCATGATTTATTGGTAAACGGTGCTGAAGACAACCAACTGGATGTAGATTATGTTAGTAGTCAGCAAACTCCGTTTGAACAGAACGCTTGGTTTGTATGTAATGACCTTGATCTTTGGTGGAAGGGAAGTAAACAAATCGAAATGAGCAAAGTCAAAAGATTCAGTGTGTCACCTGATGCCATCATGGTTTTAAACTAA
- the modB gene encoding molybdate ABC transporter permease subunit, whose amino-acid sequence MDLSPIIISFQTAIIAIFFTFFSGTLIAYLVFRQKNQGLKILLNSLFTLPLVLPPTVFGFFLLDIFGVQQPIGKFLLDFFSVKVVFSWAATVIAAVAVSFPLMYRSGIAAFEQIDPDLLAAAKTLGFSEKKIFFKIAFPLAINGLLAGGVLAFARGLGEFGATTMLAGNIAGKTRTLPLAIYSAVAAGDWSLARQYVTIIVLICLLILFLTELFSRKSRRTHG is encoded by the coding sequence ATGGATTTAAGTCCAATCATTATTTCGTTTCAAACGGCGATCATAGCGATATTTTTTACTTTTTTTAGTGGAACCTTGATTGCTTATCTTGTTTTTCGTCAGAAAAATCAAGGACTTAAAATTCTGCTTAACAGTTTATTTACCTTGCCGCTGGTGTTGCCACCAACGGTTTTTGGTTTCTTTTTACTGGATATATTTGGTGTTCAACAGCCAATAGGTAAATTTTTATTGGATTTTTTTTCTGTTAAGGTAGTTTTTTCTTGGGCAGCAACAGTGATTGCAGCAGTTGCAGTGTCATTTCCTTTGATGTATCGTTCTGGGATCGCAGCGTTTGAACAAATTGACCCTGATCTATTAGCTGCTGCTAAAACGTTAGGGTTTTCGGAGAAAAAAATATTTTTTAAAATTGCGTTTCCTTTGGCAATCAATGGGCTTTTAGCCGGAGGCGTGTTAGCTTTTGCTCGTGGGCTAGGTGAATTTGGGGCAACAACGATGCTAGCAGGCAATATTGCAGGAAAGACTCGAACGTTGCCGTTAGCTATATACTCAGCGGTTGCAGCAGGTGACTGGTCATTAGCGCGACAATATGTGACGATCATTGTGCTTATTTGTCTGTTGATCTTATTTTTAACGGAGCTATTCAGCAGAAAATCGCGGAGGACACATGGATGA
- a CDS encoding PTS fructose transporter subunit IIC, protein MTKYQLIAATGCPTGIAHTYMAQEALEQAAKAKGVTIKVETHGQIGVENELTQAEIEKADAVIIAADKDVHAERFAGKRVIEVSVSKGIKEASQLIDDALAGKGKVLGGDKSVSVAVLEKKENERKGIGHSIYKNLMNGVSHMLPFVVSGGVLIAISFLWGIYSADPENTQFNQFAATLKEIGGLAMGMMVPILSAYIAEGIAKRPGLVVGFVGGLVATNGGTGFLGGIVSGFLAGYVVLGLVKVFNVLPKSLDGLKAIFLYPVLGVAITGLIMYGIAGPMSAINEGMMDFLAGFENSSPLVLGVIVGCMCAFDMGGPVNKAAYVTGTALLAQGNTSFMAGVSAACIAPPLITGFAVLFFRKYFDTNEQNAGLVNFILGSTHITEGAIPFAAKDPLRVLPTMMLGSSIAAVLTYMFKVQVPAPHGGFLVLPVVTHGLLWVLAILAGSLVGGFLLGLIQKRRVEKIKATI, encoded by the coding sequence ATGACAAAGTATCAATTGATCGCAGCAACAGGTTGTCCTACTGGGATCGCCCATACGTATATGGCACAAGAAGCATTAGAGCAAGCTGCAAAAGCCAAAGGCGTGACGATCAAGGTGGAAACCCATGGTCAAATCGGTGTGGAAAATGAATTAACACAAGCTGAAATCGAAAAAGCGGATGCGGTCATTATTGCGGCAGATAAAGATGTTCATGCGGAACGATTTGCTGGAAAACGGGTGATTGAGGTTTCCGTCAGCAAAGGAATCAAAGAAGCTAGTCAATTGATTGATGATGCTTTAGCAGGAAAAGGAAAAGTTCTTGGTGGTGATAAATCAGTTTCTGTAGCTGTACTAGAGAAAAAAGAGAATGAAAGAAAAGGTATCGGACACAGTATTTATAAGAATCTAATGAACGGTGTTTCTCATATGTTGCCTTTTGTCGTTAGTGGTGGGGTGCTGATTGCTATCTCATTTTTATGGGGGATTTATTCAGCAGATCCAGAAAATACGCAATTCAATCAATTTGCAGCAACTTTAAAAGAAATCGGTGGTTTAGCAATGGGCATGATGGTACCAATTTTATCAGCCTATATTGCAGAAGGGATTGCCAAACGTCCAGGTTTAGTTGTTGGCTTTGTGGGTGGATTAGTGGCAACTAATGGCGGAACAGGATTTTTAGGTGGAATCGTTTCTGGTTTCTTAGCTGGATATGTTGTTCTAGGCTTAGTCAAAGTATTCAACGTTTTGCCAAAATCATTAGATGGGTTAAAAGCAATCTTTTTATATCCCGTTTTAGGTGTTGCCATCACTGGATTGATCATGTATGGCATTGCAGGACCGATGTCAGCAATCAATGAAGGTATGATGGATTTTCTAGCAGGTTTTGAAAACTCAAGTCCTTTAGTTTTAGGAGTTATTGTTGGATGCATGTGTGCCTTTGATATGGGTGGCCCAGTGAATAAAGCCGCGTATGTTACAGGGACAGCCCTTTTAGCACAAGGAAATACCAGCTTTATGGCAGGGGTTTCGGCCGCCTGTATTGCACCGCCATTGATCACAGGATTTGCTGTTTTATTTTTCCGAAAGTATTTTGATACGAATGAACAAAATGCTGGGTTGGTCAACTTTATTTTAGGTTCCACTCACATTACAGAAGGGGCGATTCCTTTTGCAGCAAAAGATCCATTAAGAGTATTGCCGACGATGATGTTAGGCTCTTCGATTGCTGCGGTTTTGACCTATATGTTTAAAGTTCAAGTCCCTGCACCACATGGCGGATTCTTAGTCTTACCTGTT
- the modA gene encoding molybdate ABC transporter substrate-binding protein has product MKQYYKVKGICLLVLAFLFLTSCTSQKTKTIISTSSSSSEEEHHLLIAAAASLESVMEKQIIPAFEKNNPGTTVEGNYDSSGKLQTQIEKGLEADIFFSAATKQMDALVSQNLVDQKSVVPLLQNQLVMIVPSSSDVDWKEFSDLKKAEMVAVGDPASVPAGQYAEKGLKALGLWDEVKEHASFGTNVTEVLNWVAEGSAQAGLVYATDAAATDKVKVVAVLPEDTLNDPIIYPIGLVEKSKEKASAEDFILFLQSKEVAKYFEDTGFIMNK; this is encoded by the coding sequence ATGAAACAATATTACAAAGTGAAGGGTATTTGTCTACTGGTATTAGCATTTCTATTTTTAACCTCGTGTACATCTCAAAAAACGAAGACAATAATTTCAACCAGTTCTAGCAGTTCAGAAGAGGAACATCACCTATTGATCGCAGCGGCAGCCAGTTTAGAGTCAGTCATGGAAAAGCAAATCATACCAGCTTTTGAGAAAAATAATCCTGGAACGACAGTAGAAGGAAATTATGATAGTTCTGGAAAATTACAAACACAAATTGAAAAAGGATTAGAAGCGGATATTTTCTTTTCAGCTGCAACTAAGCAAATGGATGCGTTGGTTTCACAAAATTTAGTGGATCAGAAAAGTGTTGTTCCATTATTACAAAATCAATTAGTTATGATTGTACCAAGCTCTTCTGATGTTGATTGGAAAGAGTTTAGTGATTTGAAAAAAGCTGAGATGGTTGCAGTAGGCGACCCTGCAAGTGTTCCAGCAGGACAGTATGCTGAAAAAGGCTTGAAAGCGTTGGGTTTATGGGATGAGGTCAAAGAGCATGCTAGTTTTGGAACGAATGTAACAGAAGTGTTAAATTGGGTCGCTGAAGGAAGCGCTCAAGCTGGTCTCGTTTATGCTACAGACGCGGCTGCTACGGATAAAGTCAAAGTTGTAGCTGTTTTACCAGAAGATACCCTGAATGATCCAATCATCTACCCAATTGGTTTAGTTGAGAAATCGAAAGAAAAAGCAAGCGCAGAAGACTTTATCCTCTTTTTGCAAAGTAAAGAAGTGGCTAAGTACTTTGAAGATACAGGTTTTATTATGAATAAGTAG
- the pfkB gene encoding 1-phosphofructokinase — MVQLYTCTMNLAIDLFIETETMEPSIVNRTLDDDIQANGKGVNVSLILKKLDIDSTAIGFSGGFTGRYIEEFLYEKKIATEFIHISENTRINVFTQVNQEQTEYKLVNKGPKIPSEKISELLRMIETIEAGAYLCVSGSLPQGISEMILVKISQIAHRNQVNLILDSSYNSVMDCLSYQPYLLKPNEEELARWFDQTEISLNESPEYLQRLIDQGAQRVLLSFGGKGCFYADKENLIYGNAPTGKVVNTACAGDTLLATFISGLLRGKRLDETLKHSIAAGSSTAFRKGLTDFSDIKELEKQIQIQTIEGKI; from the coding sequence ATGGTTCAACTATATACTTGTACGATGAATTTAGCAATCGATTTATTTATCGAAACAGAAACGATGGAGCCTAGCATTGTCAATCGAACGCTTGATGATGATATTCAAGCGAATGGGAAAGGAGTAAATGTATCACTGATTCTAAAAAAATTAGACATAGATAGTACTGCAATTGGATTTAGTGGTGGTTTCACAGGTCGGTATATTGAAGAATTTCTCTACGAAAAAAAGATAGCAACCGAATTTATTCATATTTCAGAGAACACTCGAATCAATGTTTTTACGCAAGTCAATCAAGAACAAACAGAATATAAGCTAGTCAATAAAGGACCTAAGATTCCTAGTGAAAAAATCAGTGAGTTATTAAGAATGATAGAAACGATTGAAGCTGGGGCTTATCTATGTGTTTCAGGTAGTTTGCCTCAAGGGATTTCTGAAATGATTTTAGTTAAAATTAGTCAAATCGCTCACAGAAATCAGGTCAACTTAATTTTAGATAGTAGTTACAATAGCGTAATGGATTGTTTAAGCTATCAGCCTTATTTACTAAAACCAAATGAGGAAGAATTGGCGAGATGGTTTGACCAAACAGAGATTTCATTAAACGAAAGTCCTGAATACTTACAGCGTTTGATCGATCAAGGGGCACAACGAGTCTTGCTATCCTTTGGCGGAAAAGGCTGCTTCTATGCTGATAAAGAGAATCTTATTTATGGAAATGCTCCGACAGGAAAAGTAGTGAACACAGCTTGTGCAGGCGACACGTTACTTGCTACTTTCATTAGTGGTTTGCTGAGGGGAAAGAGATTAGATGAAACCTTAAAACATAGTATTGCTGCTGGCAGTTCAACAGCTTTTAGAAAAGGACTGACTGATTTTAGTGACATCAAAGAGTTAGAAAAACAAATTCAAATTCAAACAATAGAAGGGAAGATCTGA
- a CDS encoding MurR/RpiR family transcriptional regulator, with product MEKALSDSEKYLWNFIDNHLVDIPNYSIVKLSEKANVSTATIVRAMKKKGYEGFTSFKHYLKDQSNTTINFSGVEKIDAEIKRAILKNEQEVIRTINRLDSGSIEDAIQKIKAAQKIVIFARGFSELIAQEMTVKFQLLGKYCEMHADPNIITSISKKMTKNDIVLLISLNGETAELVTAVKNCLKNEVSTITLTANSSSSLAQLSEIVFTGFKSEGSYFPEYEVRSRLPLSVMARILLDSYAIRTN from the coding sequence ATGGAAAAAGCATTAAGTGACTCAGAAAAGTATTTATGGAATTTTATCGACAATCATCTTGTTGATATCCCTAATTATTCCATTGTCAAATTAAGTGAAAAAGCCAATGTTTCTACCGCAACGATCGTTCGTGCCATGAAAAAGAAAGGATATGAAGGCTTTACTTCGTTTAAGCATTATCTAAAAGATCAATCAAATACGACAATCAATTTCTCTGGTGTTGAAAAAATCGATGCTGAAATCAAACGTGCGATCTTAAAAAATGAACAAGAAGTTATTCGTACAATCAATAGACTGGATAGCGGTAGTATTGAAGATGCCATTCAAAAAATCAAAGCAGCACAAAAAATCGTCATTTTTGCTCGTGGTTTTTCAGAATTGATTGCCCAAGAAATGACGGTTAAATTCCAACTTTTAGGAAAATATTGTGAGATGCATGCAGATCCCAATATCATTACGAGCATCAGTAAAAAAATGACGAAAAATGACATCGTCCTCTTGATTTCTTTAAATGGCGAAACAGCTGAGTTAGTCACCGCAGTAAAAAATTGTTTAAAAAATGAAGTCAGCACGATCACATTAACCGCTAATTCAAGCAGTTCGTTAGCACAATTATCTGAAATCGTCTTCACGGGATTTAAATCAGAAGGTTCTTATTTTCCAGAATATGAAGTTCGATCAAGATTACCACTTTCCGTTATGGCAAGAATTTTGCTAGATTCTTATGCCATCCGTACAAATTAA